From a single Salvelinus sp. IW2-2015 linkage group LG22, ASM291031v2, whole genome shotgun sequence genomic region:
- the LOC139022793 gene encoding LOW QUALITY PROTEIN: zinc finger protein 235-like (The sequence of the model RefSeq protein was modified relative to this genomic sequence to represent the inferred CDS: deleted 1 base in 1 codon), producing MKDGETSALSEGDCEEDDSIDCSIKECDISGINATSTSAGETTELSSLRTKQIFPKRKKSFNCDQCGRRFLLSSLLKQHTRVHTGEKPFSCGQCGKKFLNLTSLNNHVLGHSEGRTYGCTVCGKTFREERALKPHKFVHSEAKPFNCLTCGHGFTTRNSLMVHQGIHAGEKLFGKSFAQFSYLTTHKRTHSLDKPFRCAQCQKGFMTEWVSKSHQVVHTGLTAFKCEICRSSFGHEVNLKRHSLIHTGTKPFSCKVCGKQFNQSSTLKGHMQVHKELKTFMCDICGRMFVYNYALRNHQQTHMDDEKDKHRRPQSCERCGKCYSSIGTLKIHQLLHTGEKPFACSTCGKTFTQRAACVIHQKQSHMYGKSFSLPNSLRLHEQIHTGEKPYTCETCGMTLKGICVFIQERGPLAVKYVGKCSAKLIMSNTSVSIDNHLQHNIYSYGYLHG from the exons ATGAAAGATGGGGAGACCTCTGCATTATCAGAGGGAGACTGTGAG GAGGATGACTCAATCGACTGTTCCATCAAGGAGTGTGATATTTCAGGAATCAATGCCACATCAACCAGTGCAGGGg AAACTACAGAGCTCAGCAGCCTCAGAACAAAGCAGATCTTTCCCAAAAGGAAGAAATCCTTTAACTGTGACCAGTGTGGGAGGCGTTTTCTTCTGAGCAGCTTACTGAAACAGCACACGCGAGTTCACACGGGAGAGAAGCCTTTCTCTTGTGGCCAGTGTGGAAAGAAGTTTCTAAACTTAACTTCTCTCAACAATCATGTCTTGGGTCACTCAGAAGGGAGGACTTACGGCTGCACAGTTTGCGGAAAGACATTCCGTGAGGAGAGAGCACTAAAGCCACACAAGTTTGTTCATTCAGAGGCAAAACCATTCAACTGTCTGACTTGTGGACACGGTTTCACAACAAGAAACAGTCTTATGGTGCACCAGGGAATTCACGCAGGTGAAAAACTGTTTGGAAAGAGT TTTGCACAATTCAGTTACCTCACGACACATAAGAGAACACACTCCCTCGACAAGCCATTTAGATGTGCTCAGTGTCAAAAGGGTTTCATGACTGAGTGGGTATCGAAATCTCACCAGGTAGTGCACACAGGCCTGACGGCATTTAAATGTGAGATATGCAGAAGCAGTTTTGGTCACGAGGTTAACCTTAAAAGGCACAGTCTGATTCACACAGGGACTAAACCGTTCAGCTGTAAGGTGTGCGGAAAGCAGTTCAACCAATCCAGCACCCTCAAAGGACACATGCAGGTACACAAAGAATTGAAGACCTTTATGTGTGACATTTGTGGAAGAATGTTTGTATACAATTACGCTCTGAGAAACCACCAGCAGACCCACATGGATGATGAAAAGGACAAACACAGGAGACCACAAAGTTGTGAGAGATGTGGGAAGTGCTACAGCTCCATTGGGACGCTTAAAATACACCAGCTGCTTCACACAGGTGAGAAGCCGTTTGCTTGCTCTACATGTGGGAAAACCTTCACCCAGCGAGCCGCTTGTGTCATACATCAGAAGCAGTCTCACATGTATGGGAAGAGTTTCAGTTTGCCGAACAGCCTTCGACTACATGAACAAATTCACACTGGCGAGAAACCTTACACATGTGAAACTTGTGGGATGACCTTAAAAGGCATATGCGTGTTTATACAGGAGAGAGGCCCTTTAGCTGTGAAGTATGTGGGAAAATGTTCAGCCAAGCTAATAATGTCAAACACAAGTGTGTCAATAGATAACCATTTGCAGCACAACATTTATAGCTATGGGTACCTACATGGTTGA